The Fundulus heteroclitus isolate FHET01 unplaced genomic scaffold, MU-UCD_Fhet_4.1 scaffold_63, whole genome shotgun sequence region CGCCGCCGGTCCACGTCCTCGCCGTCCGACCGCGGGCTCCGGCACCGCCGGCCCAGAACCGGAACCGCCGCCGCCATCTTGGCCCGCTTCCCAGCAGGCCGCGGGGCGGCGTAGTTGTGCTGCTCCACGTCGACATGGGAGCGCTTCAGAACCAGAGGCTCGGCGCCGGAGCGGCGGGGCGTCCGGGTCACCGTCACCACgtccacctcctcttcctcctcttcctcctcttcctcctctgaggACGGAGACACAGACGCTGAGTCCAGCTCTCCTCTCAGAGGACCCAGGACGCAGCAGGACCAGGACTCACCGGACTCGCTGCTCAGCGGCGGCGTCTCCAGGctcggttctgacccggttccctCGGCCCACGTCGGCTCCTCGCTCGCTGGGCCGACCCGGAACACCTCAGAGGGGTCGACgcacgccgccgccgccgcctggAGGTCCTGCAGGTACTCTGCGTTGACCCGGCCCAGCTGCGGGTCCGGGTCGGCGCCGGTACCGGACGGGTCCCGGCGGGCCCGCAGCTGGGCCAGCCGCTGGGACACGGCCCGCTCCAGCTTGGTGGCGTCGGCGAAGCTGCTGCTCCACATGCAGTCCTGGATGACGAAGGACCGCAGGAGGAGCGGGTTCTGGTCCTCCTGGAGGAGAGGGGGGTCCGGGGGAGGAGGCGCCCGgctgggggaggaggggggaggaggCGCCCGGCTGGGGGAGGCGGGGGGAGGAGGCGCCCAGCTGGGGGAGGCGGGGGGAGTCGGCAGCAGCTGGAACTTCTTCCAGATGTCCTCGCCTGGACCCGGCAGCAGCTGgcggtgaggaggaggagggtagAAGTCCTCTTCCTCATCCAGGAAGAAGCAGGGCTGCTCCCAGTCCTGGTCCCAGGTGGACCCGGCCAGCATCAGAACCATCCTGGACCTGAGGGGGAACCGCAGAGGTTAGACCGGACCTTCACCAGAACATCCTAAAAGAAACTGGACCTTCTCCAGAACATCCTCAGTAAACCGGAccttcctggttctggttctgagtttATCTGAGAGGTCCGAGCTGCTGATTCCAGAAGTACTGAAAGGCGCTCAGGAAGGAATGaaaggttctggaggttctTAGGAGgttgaggtccaacagaacctggttctggttaCACCCAGCTGTGTGCGGGCCCTGGGAATCGGGCCGGTTCTGCGGTTCTGATCTGCAGGTCAGACACTGAAATGTCTAACTGTGGTCTGAGGTCAGTGAACGCATCACCCAGCAGCGggtctttaaataaaaacctgctgCTCTGAGCGGAACCAGAACCGGCCCAGTTCCCAGGGCCCGCTCACAGCTGGGTGTAAccagaatataaaaataataacaataattaaaaattaagctgtttcacgtagCTCAACCTAATGTGAGACTCTTTTCATTTAAAGAACAACGACAGGAACTCTGACGGGTCCAAATGTTCAGGTTATCTAAAGCCACACAGAGAACCggtgggttctggttctggttctgcaagGAAACTcagaaactgcagctgatccactTACGGCTGTCAGGTGGTTCCGGAAGATGAAGGTCCAAAAGTTCCGGCAGGTAAAGGTCCAAAAGTTCCGGCAGGTAAAGGTCCAGGTGGTTCCGGCAGGTAAAGGTCCAAAGGTTCCGGCAGGTAAAGGTCCAAAAGTTCCGGCAGGTAAAGGTCCAGGTGGTTCCGGCAGGTAAAGGTCCAGGTGGTTCCGGCAGGTTAAGGTCCAATCTTTAAAGCttagcagcagaacctcagagcgaACCGGTCCGGTCCGGATGGGCTGACCTGTTACCGCGGTACCGGTTCTGCTTCTCAGCCAGAATCTCCGCTTCCAGCCGCGCTGCAGCTTTTTATCTCCTCGGAGTTTCGCTTTCCACTGACGTCACATTCTTCCCGCCACTTGCCTGTTACGTCACGACGCGAAGCGGCGACTTCACTCAGCCTCTGAGCCGCTGGCAGACATCAAAGGCGCTCGTTGACGGAGCAGCGGCAGCACCGCGGCCTCGGTACCGGCTCCGGTACCGGTTCTGTCCGGGCCTAAGGACGCGCTTCACGCCGGGACTACTTTACGTCGCGGATGCGCGGTGTAACGGTCCGGGTGGTCCTCGCTGACTGTAAATGATGCGAGGGGACAAAGTTCCGGGAAATCCGAGCTTATCCACTGATGACGTCATAAAAACAAGGATAAACGgcccaaataaacaaacaaagaaagaaaacaaggaaATGCGATAAAATCAACTGGATTAGAGGCGCTGAGCGCATAAATTAAATGATATAAACTAAGGAAACAAACAGGCGaaaatatctatctatttatctattataaacataaaatattcataaaacCTAAGATTACAGTTAAAGCTTTAAAGCTAAAATACATCAAATGAAAagtatgataaaaaataataattgataTGAAAACAAACGACCCCAGAAACCTGAAACCATAAATTCTGCCTGAACTCTTGCTTTATACTGAAGAACATGTTGATTTATAAAATCTTATAAacatgagtttattttttaataatatctattattaaaaacaaacaaaacaaataaaaacaaattatcccagaaccataaaaccataaattctgcccaaactgtttttaaaaatacataaaaacataatacacataaaaaaattatccaaTATTAAAACTagtcaaattgtttttttattattcagcacaagtttttttttatgggaatcttaatcaataaaaaataaaccttaaaatttgacacatttaaatctaaataaaatccagtaatAAAGCGACGCAGCAGCCAGAAGGTCCATTTTCAACAAGCGGTTCTGGTCCTTCTGATGTTTTAATGttaggtttttttatttaaagtaaaatcAACTTTAGTTCTGTagaaaatgactgaaaacagggaaatgataaaaaaaacaacaacaaaaaaaaaaaaaaacacgtctcACCAAGACTGGGTCAGcggtagtttatttatttctcacaTTCTTATCGCCCTTAAAAAgagattcttcttcttcttctggtgatTTTCCTCgttaaataaagctttaatgAAAAATGTCTCATTTAGCTGAATGTTTCTCAtctaaaagcagaaataataaaTCGAGCTTCATGGCTGCTGCTGACCCAGTGGACCCAGTGGGATCCACTCAGAATGTTCTGGCTGCTCAGGGGAACCGTCCTGCTGGACCAAGAAGACGAGAACATGAGGACAGAAGACATGGAGAACAATAGAGACAAGAGGACAGAACCAGGAACCAGAGTTTGGGCTCCAGAGGAGAGGAAACCGAACCAGAACCACCATGAGCTCTGAAGGCAGGAGAGGAGCGGATCCGGACCGGACCTGGATTCAGGCAGGAATCCTGGAGGTGAAGAAACATCTAAAGAGGAGCCTGAGAAGAAACGGTTCCACCGAAATGGGACGACAGGAGAGGAGCAGAACCCGTGGAGGTCAGAACCTCTGCAGGACCGGCCCAGCAGAACATGTTCTCCCCCAGCAACACTGGGTCTGctcctgaggaggaggaggaggaggaggaggaggaggaggaggaggaggaggaggcatcTGAGCCATGAGCAGATCATCAGAATGTTCAGTAATCAACCCGGCTCTTGGTCCAGATAGAACCTCATGGTCCAAAGAGGAACAactggagcagaaccagaacccatcCTGCAGCTCTGATGCTTCTGGTGCTGAACGCAGGAACCTAAACGATGAAGATTACCAGGAGtaaaggagctgcagcaggagcagccaggaggaacctcctcctcctcctcctcctcctcttcctcctcctcttcctcctcctcctctggacCGGCCAGAGCCGCCATGTTCTCCAGACGGACGGTGAGCTGCTGAACCAGAACCGTTAACTGAAATGATTTAGTGGCATAACTGGAGTTATTCTCTAGGAAAACTTCattaaaaacccaaaattttatttctatttatttttaggtttaaaaatgaataaacacataaaactttaaaataaaagaggaTGGACACATTTTATTGTCGTTATTTGTTGAAGATTGTGGAAAATTGTGTAGAAAAATTCACttagttttaaaacaatgatgCTGGTACTTTAGTGTACTTCTGTTGTGGAAACTGAATCCAAATattccatgatttttttttaaaaaatttgtcATTATATCCTATTTAGAACATtagtttcttcagtttttttacaAGCCAGAGTTTTTAGGAGCCAGAGTGGAGGGTCCAACGAGCCTCTAGCAGCCCCGGAGCCGCAGGTTGAGCCACCCTTCTCCCTGAAACTGCTTCTCTGGCGCCCTCTGCTGGCGAAGATAACAAACTGCTTTCATTTGATGACATTTTCCacctccaggagtgaatgctgcttgtctagactttgatgcaatcaactggttcccttatatagcaATTTTTccaccaatctgtataatatgattgattttgtaaagggcctttagatgacatgtttcatgaatcggcgttatataaataaaactgaattttttataaatatttattctcAGATGTTGAATGAATATAATcatttacctgcagcagcaaacaggACCACAGCAAGCCTGGAGGAGGAAACAtttaaccacacacacacacacacacacacacacacacacacacacacacacacacacacacacacacacacacacacacacacacacacacacacacacacacacacacacacacacacacaggagctGTCTCCCGGGCAGCTGTAGCTCCGCGGCGCCCCCTGGTGGTCACAACGCCTCACTGCTGCTGGACCCAACAGAACCTCCTCATGTCAGTCAGccacagctgcagaacttgttCTGAACGTGAGGTTTGGATCGTTCTCTTCAGCGAATCATCAAAGGATTCACGGCtggataaaagaaataaactttaaaatatgttcTGCTTTAAAACATTCCTGTCGATCGTTgctcttagtttttttttttggagacatctgttttatttaataattttcttctttCACAAATTTATTGGATTTGTGAAAGAAGTGTGTGTAGTTGAAATGACTTGGTTCTGACAGAAACAGCTCATCATGTCTGGGTTGTTATCCTGACACTGGAAAAGTGCTAAAGCACGGACTAGTTCGTTACAAAGAGTTAAGCGTTCAGAGTTAAACATTCAGAGTTAAACAGGTCTGGTACAATCTGAATAATGATTGTACCAGACCTGACTGATGTTGGGCCGTCAGCAAACTGTCACAGTATTTATGCAAACAGAGGAAATAACAGTGAAGCAGCTAAACGCGTGCTGAGATAATTAAAGGGAACTTTTCATTGGGTTACAATAACAGTAACAACTAGAACCTACAGAGATGCAGGCTGGGCTGTAAAATGTTTACACAAGACTCTTATGATCATTATGTGGGTATTAAGGGAGGCTGTAGAACAGGTGGAGGTGTTACTATGGTTACCATGGATCAGCTGCTCTCACCTGTGACTTCATTAAAACGCTTTAATTATAAAAACCCTCAGGACACATAAAACGGAGCGTTCTGGGGTTCCTGATCCAGAGCCTGCAGGTCTGAGagcatggttctggttctggttctgctgtctccagcatccatccatctccacTGAGCCTCTGCTACATACCcacatggttctggttctggttctggttctgctgtctcCAGCTGGTCTCCATCTCCACTGAGCCTCTGCTACATACCcacatggttctggttctggttctggttctgctgtctcCAGCTGGTCTCCATCTCCACTGAGCCGTTGCTACGTACCcacatggttctggttctggttctgctgtctcCAGCTGGTCTCCATCTCCACTGAACCTCTGCTACGTACCcacatggttctggttctggttctgctgtctcCAGCTGGTCTCCATCTCCACTGAGCCTCTGCTACATACCcacatggttctggttctggttctgctgtctcCAGCTGGTCTCCATCTCCACTGAACCTCTGCTACGTACCcacatggttctggttctggttctgctgtctcCATCTCCACTGAGCCTCTGCTACATACCcacatggttctggttctggttctggttctgctgtctcCTGCACgtctccatctcctcctctgACCCAGggtcctcagcagcagcagagctccaTGGAGATCTTCTGCCTGCAGAGACTCACATCTTCAGCCCAGACACAACAGCAGAGACGGCTTCCGGTACACTTCCGGTTGACCTTTTAAGGAGATCTCTTCCAGTGAGCGCTctctgctgccacctggtggatcTCCACAGCTCCTGCATGCGCTGCTGTCCAGGTTCTGGCTTCAGACTTCATTGTTCAGCTTTTAATCTTCACAGATTCTCCTGGACCCACTGCTGATGGAGCTGAGTCTTTGTGTTTCATCAGGTCTGCACTGACTGTGTATAAAAGTCACCATCAGTCTTTTACTtgccatattttcaaaaatattataatttatgtGAGAACAAtttgatgtttgtgttaataGAACTTTCATATCTATAGTTatacatgtgtttttatttttttacatagggGGTCACACCTCACCTCACCCTCAACACATAAACGGTTCTGTCATAATTTTTGCTGAAGTTAAATATCAGAATGTCAATTTTTCCAGAAGTCTGGTGCACAGAAATGTAGAGAAGGTGAAATCAGAGGCTGGAGGGATTTCATGTGTAAACACTTAAACATCTCAGGATGAGAGTGGAACCAGACCCGGCTGCAGGAAGAAATTAAGGGGGGGCTTTCCATTCTTTCAGGGGGGCCACACtttttcatcaaacaaatctaaagaaaactaacaaaaacaatAGTGTAGTGCTGCGTCCATTCAAATAAGTCAAAGGTCAATTATAAATAAGTGTAAACATAATCACTGTCAGGATGAACATTAACTGACGTAAACATTCATGTAGGAGAGGCAACTACAGCAACCAGGGAGCACAGATCAAAACAAAGCATGTTACcattctgtgtgtgtctgttaaCTGTGGCGTTATATATGTgccgcaggggcggttctagacaggggccagcaggggcccatgcccctgtagaaatggccctggcccctgttatgggcactgtactaaaagcatgatgttaaataaacttctcataattatttgcaatggcaaaaaaaaaacataactgattggtcactttgaccaatattattttttacctatacagctttactctaaaaagaatttaaaactttagatgtttcacgtttagctttagccgtattgagctgggggcaaagttttcaactgctagatcaggactctgaaacctgcagttccagagccacaagtggctcacttaatattattacagttaaatattaagttattaatatttaactgtaataaaaagttaaatagttaaatattgccattttattgtttttaaatttttttgttctgtgcccctgtgaaaaaacactggccccaccttggcccccctggtaaatttggtctagaaccgcccctgatgTGCCACATGAGtgcgcaggaaccaatcagaGCGCACAGTGAGACAGGTTTTCAGCTTTGAATCATCaactctgataaactcttctcatCCCTCTGTCCATCATGCTCGGTTCATCTCTGCTCGCGTTCAACCTGCTCCTTCCACGCTCAACCCGCTGTGAGCCGCTCGCTCGGCTCTTTCTCCGCTCACGACATCATGaactgtccacctcaccagccaatcacagacaggagtCTTTCCATCCAATAAGAGTAGGCTTGCAAACACTTACtactaatctggagggacagactattgttgtataacaagaccctccgcagagttagagcagcatatttttcatcattaattgaagagaataaaaataatcctagatttctctttagtacagttgccaaacttacccagagccacagctctgttgatccatccattcccttagctcttagtagtaatgattttatgggattcttcataaataaaattgatgccattaaaaataaaataattggcatcctcccaaacatgattacctcgtcctcagtaagtgaggcagcattggaggaatctttagaatctgtgcagtgtttgaactgtttagaagcagtagagctttctgagctatctaaaattttagcttcatctaaaccttctacctgtatgttagacccaatcccaaccaagttgtttaaggaggtattccctctgatcagtggtcctattttagacatgattaatctatccttagtaaatggatatgtaccacaggcttttaaagtagctgttattaaacctttacttaagaaaccttctcttgatcaagatgagttagtaaattacagacctatatctaatcttcttttcttatctaaaattcttgagaaagtagttgctaatcaactttgtgaacatttacaaagtaatgacctacttgaggagtttcagtcaggcttcagagctcatcatagtactgaaacagctctggtgaaggtcactaatgatattctcatggcctcagataatggacttgtgtctatacttgtcctgttagatctcagtgctgcgtttgatacagttgatcacaatattctcctacaaagacttgaacatactgtagggattaaggggaaagcattaggctggtttaaatcttatctgtcagacagattccaatttgttcatgttaataataaatcttcctcaaactctagggtcacgtgtggagtaccacagggttcagtccttggaccaattctctttactatatatatgcttccgataggcaaaattatcagacagcatgggattaatttccactgttatgctgatgatactcagctatatttatccataaatcctgatgaatccaatcaattacttcgactgcagtcatgtcttgatgacatcaaaagctggatgactttaaatttcctgcatctaaattctgacaagaccgaagttttaatctttgggccagagtcctcaaaaaataaagttcttaaccaatcacttaatctgggtggcattaatctggcctctggtaataaagtaaaaaatcttggtgttatttttgaccaagacatgtcatttaaatcccatattaaacaggtttccagagtttccttttttcacctccggaatatcgccaaaattagaaacattctgtccaggagtgatgctgaaaaactggtccatgcatttgttacttcaaggctggactattgtaattctttactatcaggaagtccacaaaatgcagttcaaagccttcagctgatccaaaatgctgcagcaagagttctgatgaaaatcaacaagagggatcatatttctccaattttagcttcccttcattggcttcctgttaaatcaagaatagaatttaaaattcttcttctaacgtataaagcccttaataatcaagctccatcatatatcagagctctgattaccccgtatgttcctaacagagcacttcgctctcagactgcaggtctgctggtggttcctagagtctctaaaagtagaatgggaggcagatcctttagctatcaggctcctctcctgtggaaccaactcccagttttggtccgtgaggcagacaccctgtctacttttaagactaggcttaaaacttttctttttgacaaaaattataactagtgactcatgttactctcagctacctttatagttttactgctataggcttaggttactggagtatatcaggatctaattttctcactatattgagttctactgttcttcaattatgcattatgtgttgtcatttctgctttaactttctgttctctctcttttctcttcatagtaggtacacctggtctggcgttctgttaactgtgacatcatccagagaagacggctcacccgctactaccatctaatgtagaacagattactagatcaatgtgtgcttctgtgcttttttgtttctcttgttgtgtctctgttctgtcttctgtaaccccagtcggtcgaggcagatgaccgttcatactgagcccggttctgccggaggttttttttttcccgttaatgggtggtttttcttcccactgtcgcttcatgcttgctcagtatgagggattgcagcaaagccatgtacaatgcagatgactcttcctgtggctctacggttccccaggagtgaatgctgcttgtcgggactttgatgcaatcaactggtttccttatataggaaatttttgaccaatctgtataatctgacccaatctgtataatatgattgaacttgacttgtaaagtgccttgagatgacatgtttcatgatttggcgctatataa contains the following coding sequences:
- the LOC105922834 gene encoding transcriptional regulator Myc-1 isoform X3; this encodes MVLMLAGSTWDQDWEQPCFFLDEEEDFYPPPPHRQLLPGPGEDIWKKFQLLPTPPASPSWAPPPPASPSRAPPPPSSPSRAPPPPDPPLLQEDQNPLLLRSFVIQDCMWSSSFADATKLERAVSQRLAQLRARRDPSGTGADPDPQLGRVNAEYLQDLQAAAAACVDPSEVFRVGPASEEPTWAEGTGSEPSLETPPLSSESEEEEEEEEVDVVTVTRTPRRSGAEPLVLKRSHVDVEQHNYAAPRPAGKRAKMAAAVPVLGRRCRSPRSDGEDVDRRRSHNVLERQRRRELSTGFRALREQVPALAQNAKAPKVLILKRAAELVREVRLEERRLLREKDELTEQSRELRRRLDRLRTLRHRF
- the LOC105922834 gene encoding transcriptional regulator Myc-1 isoform X2, with the protein product MVLMLAGSTWDQDWEQPCFFLDEEEDFYPPPPHRQLLPGPGEDIWKKFQLLPTPPASPSWAPPPPASPSRAPPPPSSPSRAPPPPDPPLLQEDQNPLLLRSFVIQDCMWSSSFADATKLERAVSQRLAQLRARRDPSGTGADPDPQLGRVNAEYLQDLQAAAAACVDPSEVFRVGPASEEPTWAEGTGSEPSLETPPLSSESEEEEEEEEEEEVDVVTVTRTPRRSGAEPLVLKRSHVDVEQHNYAAPRPAGKRAKMAAAVPVLGRRCRSPRSDGEDVDRRRSHNVLERQRRRELSTGFRALREQVPALAQNAKAPKVLILKRAAELVREVRLEERRLLREKDELTEQSRELRRRLDRLRTLRHRF
- the LOC105922834 gene encoding transcriptional regulator Myc-1 isoform X1, whose translation is MVLMLAGSTWDQDWEQPCFFLDEEEDFYPPPPHRQLLPGPGEDIWKKFQLLPTPPASPSWAPPPPASPSRAPPPPSSPSRAPPPPDPPLLQEDQNPLLLRSFVIQDCMWSSSFADATKLERAVSQRLAQLRARRDPSGTGADPDPQLGRVNAEYLQDLQAAAAACVDPSEVFRVGPASEEPTWAEGTGSEPSLETPPLSSESGESWSCCVLGPLRGELDSASVSPSSEEEEEEEEEEEVDVVTVTRTPRRSGAEPLVLKRSHVDVEQHNYAAPRPAGKRAKMAAAVPVLGRRCRSPRSDGEDVDRRRSHNVLERQRRRELSTGFRALREQVPALAQNAKAPKVLILKRAAELVREVRLEERRLLREKDELTEQSRELRRRLDRLRTLRHRF